From one Colletotrichum destructivum chromosome 3, complete sequence genomic stretch:
- a CDS encoding Putative amino acid/polyamine transporter I produces the protein MADVPRADETSPFLQRPPVARSASYDSDGRPVAARKLTLFNSLAIVISLQIGSGIFSVPSQISQFVTAPGYGLLAWLFGGLLVWTGAASFIELGLRIPNNGGIQEYLRACYGEFAGFLFTWVWCIIIKPAANSMIATIFADYLTEAFVADQAALSPWISKVVAAGCIVTMTLVNCMGATAGAKAANLFLFLKVAALAAIVVLGCSVWAFGHGEGVPSSEYGWFGQAPEQREIGLWEWLGDFGTATFGALWCYAGWEMVGFVLGDMKDPRRDLPIVINGSMIVVIIGFMLMNAALYVCLPMSVMRTSSTVAVEFANRILGNWAGLVFCLVVSVSAMGALNSNVFATAKLVVVASQRGYFPAILANLHCSHEKDEAACVDEYMASLPRLAKVPIKCFLSWTQNRRWRRNVPLLPLLLNCVLSVVYVVVGSFNGLVTFIGLAAYTIFFSSAIGLIVLRRRDARNPPAKAAEYSTWLMNPIIFSAISGLLVVRGVISEPVQGGAILLVAIFGVVFFSLRFGLRGFTHTEAS, from the exons ATGGCGGACGTGCCCCGCGCCGACGAAACCTCGCCGTTTCTCCAGCGGCCGCCGGTGGCCAGATCGGCGTCCTACGACAGCGACGGCCGCCCCGTGGCCGCACGGAAACTCACGCTCTTCAACAGCCTCGCCATTGTCATCAGTCTCCAAATCGGTTCCGGAATCTTCAGCGTCCCTTCGCAGATCAGCCAGTTTGTCACGGCGCCGGGCTACGGCCTGCTGGCATGGCTTTTTGGCGGTCTACTCGTGTGGACGGGCGCGGCGTCCTTCATCGAGCTTGGGCTCCGCATCCCCAACAACGGCGGCATCCAGGAGTACCTGCGAGCATGCTACGGTGAGTTCGCCGGCTTCCTGTTCACGTGGGTGTGgtgcatcatcatcaagccCGCCGCGAACTCCATGATCGCAACCATCTTCGCCGACTACCTCACCGAGGCCTTCGTTGCGGACCAGGCGGCGCTGTCGCCGTGGATATCAAAGGTGGTGGCGGCCGGTTGCATCGTGACCATGACGCTTGTCAACTGCATGGGCGCAACCGCAGGAGCCAAGGCTGCCAACCTGTTTCTCTTTCTCAAGGTGGCGGCCCTTGCTGCCATCGTTGTTCTCGGCTGTAGTGTCTGGGCCTTTGGTCACGGAGAGGGGGTCCCGTCGTCCGAGTATGGCTGGTTTGGACAGGCGCCCGAGCAGCGAGAAATCGGTCTCTGGGAATGGCTTGGAGACTTTGGAACAGCCACATTCGGGGCATTATGGTGCTACGCTGGCTGGGAAATG GTCGGCTTTGTTTTGGGAGACATGAAGGATCCCAGGAGGGATCTGCCAATCGTGATCAATGGCTCCATGATTGTAGTGATCATCGGCTTCATGCTGATGAACGCTGCTCTATACGTCTGTCTACCCATGAGTGTCATGAGGACAAGTAGCACCGTGGCAGTG GAATTTGCCAACAGAATCCTCGGCAACTGGGCCGGACTTGTATTCTGCCTGGTAGTGTCTGTTTCGGCAATGGGCGCCCTGAACTCGAACGTGTTCGCCACCGCCAAACTCGTTGTAGTTGCAAGCCAACGGGGATATTTCCCTGCCATCTTGGCGAATTTGCACTGCAGTCATGAGAAGGACGAGGCTGCTTGCGTGGACGAGTACATGGCTTCTCTGCCCAGGCTGGCCAAGGTCCCGATCAAGTGCTTTTTGTCCTGGACTCAAAAccggcgttggcggagaAATGTGCCTCT GCTGCCCCTGTTGCTTAATTGCGTGTTGTCGGTGGTGTATGTGGTTGTTGGAAGCTTCAATGGGCTTGTCACGTTTATTG GCCTGGCGGCGTACACGATATTCTTCTCTTCGGCAATTGGGCTCATTGTCCTCCGCCGCAGAGATGCCCGCAACCCGCCGGCAAAGGCTGCCGAGTACAGCACTTGGCTCATGAACCCCATCATTTTCAGCGCTATTAGTGGTCTGCTGGTGGTCCGAGGAGTCATCTCGGAACCTGTGCAGGGAGGGGCTATTCTCTTGGTCGCCATTTTTGGGGTAgtcttcttctcgctcaGGTTCGGGTTACGCGGCTTCACCCACACTGAAGCCAGCTGA
- a CDS encoding Putative aminotransferase, class I/classII, pyridoxal phosphate-dependent transferase, major: protein MSAAAMDHSSKRPPLNLEHHFSSVTQRRTPSKMKEYYKYFEIPGIGNLAGGLPHSSLFPFDTLEAQAAKPERWEPSPIPDGGTTTAVAAGKDKEKDVKAARHVTVPGTDADPDPLRRIDVATALQYGTAEGYPPLRSFVRQFAREHLHPNVPYLGGPEVILSCGSTDGFSKTLELLTDTWDPARQTAAERPGMLCEVFVYSQVLTQALPRGVQVVPVEMDEGGMSVAGLEEVLAGWDERDGKRPSFLYTVTMGHNPTSGVLSVERRKEIYAVASKYDIIIVEDDPYWYLQYPSAVVAEAKSRGLETPPSPPASKPAKSSGYPFLDSLTPSFLSVDTEGRVIRLDTFSKTIAPGCRLGWITAQPAIIERLLRVTEVTTQQPSGFVQSTVAELIMGEQPAAARSAFAALTSRQKQTFEGWRMDGWVRWLEGLRGVYERRMNRMCTILDEGSIQLKQSTPRSADDADWGVVSKTQLYEFDWPRGGMFIWLKLRLETHPLWMATGGKRVPLLDGESLSTALMFLATKEPYRVLVSPGLIFSATPAIRAERGWAYFRLCFAAETEENVDLCSQKLADAIQRFWRIKKVEEVEDLLGDFQPPRDVDGFGNLGTFMGC, encoded by the exons ATGTCTGCCGCCGCAATGGACCACTCGTCCAAGAGGCCACCCCTCAACCTGGAGCACCACTTCTCTTCGGTCACCCAGCGCCGCACGCCCAGTAAGATGAAGGAGTATTACAAGTACTTTGAGATTCCGGGCATTGGAAACCTGGCCGGAG GCCTTCCGCATTCGAGCCTGTTCCCGTTCGATACCCTTGAAGCGCAGGCGGCGAAGCCCGAGCGCTGGGAGCCGTCCCCTATCCCCGAcggcggcaccaccaccgccgtcgccgccggcaaggacaaggaaAAGGACGTCAAGGCGGCGCGGCACGTCACCGTCCCCGGGACCGACGCGGACCCCGACCCGCTCCGGCGCATCGATGTCGCGACGGCGCTGCAGTATGGCACCGCCGAGGGGTACCCGCCGCTGCGGTCCTTCGTCCGGCAGTTCGCGCGCGAGCACCTGCACCCGAACGTGCCGTATCTCGGTGGGCCCGAGGTCATCCTCAGCTGCGGCTCCACCGACGGCTTCTCCAAGACCCTGGAGCTGCTGACCGACACATGGGACCCGGCCCGGCAAACGGCTGCCGAGAGGCCCGGCATGCTGTGCGAGGTCTTTGTCTACAGCCAGGTCCTGACCCAGGCGCTGCCGAGAGGCGTGCAGGTCGTCCCcgtcgagatggacgagggcggcatgagcgtcgccgggctggagGAGGTGCTGGCGGGGTGGGATGAGAGAGACGGCAAAAGACCGTCCTTTTTATACACTGTGAC CATGGGTCACAACCCGACCAGTGGCGTCCTCTCGGTCGAGCGCCGCAAGGAGATTTACGCCGTCGCCAGCAAGtacgacatcatcatcgtcgaggacgacccGTACTGGTACCTGCAGTACCCCTCGGCCGTtgtggccgaggccaagtcCCGGGGACTTGAgacccctccctcccctccggCTTCCAAGCCCGCCAAGTCGTCGGGCTATCCGTTCCTCGACTCGTTGACCCCGTCGTTCCTCAGCGTCGACACCGAGGGCAGGGTCATCCGTCTGGACACTTTCTCCAAGACGATTGCTCCCGGATGCCGACTGGGTTGGATCACGGCGCAgcccgccatcatcgagcGTCTCCTGAG AGTTACTGAGGTCACCACACAGCAGCCTTCGGGCTTCGTTCAGtccaccgtcgccgagctgaTCATGGGCGAGcagcccgccgcggcgcggtcggccttcgccgccctcaccTCGCGTCAGAAGCAGACGTTTGAGGGCTGGCGCATGGACGGCTGGGTGCGCTGGCTCGAAGGGCTCCGCGGCGTCTACGAGCGCCGAATGAACCGCATGTGCAcgatcctcgacgagggatCCATCCAGCTGAAGCAGTCGACGCCGCgcagcgccgacgacgccgactgGGGCGTCGTTAGCAAGACGCAGCTCTACGAGTTCGACTGGCCGCGCGGCGGCATGTTCATCTGGCTCAAGCTCCGCCTTGAGACGCACCCGCTGTGGATGGCGACGGGCGGCAAGAGGGTGCCGttgctcgacggcgagagCCTGTCGACGGCGCTCATGTTCCTCGCCACCAAGGAGCCGTACCGCGTGCTCGTCAGCCCGGGCCTGATCTTCAGCGCCACCCCGGCCATCCGCGCCGAGAGGGGGTGGGCGTATTTCCGTCTgtgcttcgccgccgagacggaggagaaCGTGGACCTCTGCTCGCAGAAGCTGGCCGATGCGATTCAGAGGTTCTGGAGGATcaagaaggtcgaggaggtcgaggatcTGCTCGGGGACTTCCAGCCGCCCCGAGACGTGGACGGGTTCGGTAACCTGGGTACCTTTATGGGATGCTGA
- a CDS encoding Putative large ribosomal subunit protein uL4, giving the protein MASRPTVTIIGKDGKSSGNTHTLPAVFLSPIRPDIVQEVHKGMAKNKRQPYSVSEKAGHQTSAESWGTGRAVARIPRVSGGGTHRAGQAAFGNMCRSGRMFAPTKTWRKWHVKVNQGQKRYATVSAIAASGVAPLLLARGHQVSNVPEVPLVVDSALFENAAVARTAAAVSLLKTVGAADDVEKVKKSKKLRAGKGKLRGRRFRQRRGPLVIYDPEVDGKELVTAFRNVPGVETSPVTALNLLQLAPGGHLGRFVVWTSAAFKSLDTIYGTTTQPSALKKDFLLPSNIVSQSDLTRLINSSETQSALNEPKGYALTRRSAVQKKNPLKNKQVMLRLNPYAAVFSKEAAQKK; this is encoded by the exons ATGGCTTCGAGACCTaccgtcaccatcatcggcaaggATGGCAAGTCCTCCGGCAACACTCACACCCTGCCGGCCGTCTTCCTGAGCCCTATCCGCCCCGATATCGTCCAGGAGGTTCACAAGGGCATGGCCAAGAACAAGCGCCAGCCCTACTCCGTCAGCGAGAAGGCCGGCCACCAGACCTCTGCTGAGTCTTGGGGAACTG GTCGTGCTGTTGCCCGTATCCCCCGTGTCTCCGGTGGTGGTACTCACCGCGCCGGTCAGGCCGCCTTCGGTAACATGTGCCGTTCCGGTCGCATGTTCGCCCCTACCAAGACGTGGCGCAAGTGGCACGTCAAGGTCAACCAGGGCCAGAA GCGTTACGCTACTGTCTctgccatcgccgcctccggcgttgcccccctcctcctggccCGTGGTCACCAGGTCTCCAACGTCCCCGAGGTCCCCCTGGTCGTCGACTCCGCTCTCTTCGagaacgccgccgtcgcccgcactgccgctgccgtctcTCTCCTGAAGACCGTCGGTGCcgctgacgacgtcgagaaggtcaagaagtccaagaagcTCCGCGCCGGTAAGGGCAAGCTCCGTGGCCGCCGCTtccgccagcgccgcggTCCCTTGGTTATCTACGAccccgaggtcgacggcaaggagCTCGTCACCGCTTTCCGCAACGTCCCCGGTGTCGAGACCTCCCCCGTCACCgccctcaacctcctccaGCTCGCGCCCGGTGgccacctcggccgcttcGTCGTCTGGACCTCGGCTGCCTTCAAGTCCCTGGACACCATCTacggcaccaccacccagCCCTCGGCTCTGAAGAAGGACTTCCTGCTGCCCTCCAACATCGTCTCCCAGAGCGACCTGACCCGTCTGATCAACAGCTCGGAAACCCAGTCCGCCCTGAACGAGCCCAAGGGCTACGCTCTGACCCGCCGCTCTGCGGTCCAGAAGAAGAACCCCCTCAAGAACAAGCAGGTCATGCTTCGCCTGAACCCCTACGCCGCGGTATTCTCCAAGGAGGCTGCCCAGAAGAAATAA